A window of Ruminococcus champanellensis 18P13 = JCM 17042 contains these coding sequences:
- the rpmJ gene encoding 50S ribosomal protein L36 yields MKVRPSVKPICEKCKVIKRKGKVMVICENPKHKQRQG; encoded by the coding sequence ATGAAAGTAAGACCTTCCGTAAAACCGATTTGCGAAAAGTGCAAGGTTATTAAGCGCAAGGGAAAAGTCATGGTCATCTGTGAAAACCCGAAGCATAAGCAGCGTCAGGGTTGA